GATGCGGGTGGTTACGGTACCCCTGAAAACCTGGGAGCTGCAGTAAATACACCGGGAAGAGAGACATTTCCTTTTGTAGACAAAAATGGTAAACTCTATTTCTCAACAGATGGCCGTGGTGGTTTAGGAGTTTAGATATTTACAGCTATGATTTGAAAAGAATGAAATAACAAATATTTGGCGAGCCTATAATAGCCCGAAAGACGATTTTACATTTATATACGATACCGAATCTGAAACCGGTTATTTTGCTTCTAATAGAGCAAATGACCCGTTAGATTGATAATATTTACGGTTTTGTAC
This is a stretch of genomic DNA from Leeuwenhoekiella sp. MAR_2009_132. It encodes these proteins:
- a CDS encoding PD40 domain-containing protein, with product MVKLYIFASDRDGSFGESDIWKVELTDAGGYGTPENLGAAVNTPGRETFPFVDKNGKLYFSTDGRGGLGV